The Alnus glutinosa chromosome 7, dhAlnGlut1.1, whole genome shotgun sequence genome includes a region encoding these proteins:
- the LOC133873231 gene encoding zinc finger BED domain-containing protein RICESLEEPER 2-like: MVVTCHFVDFWWHLQKRVLNFFNVPPPHSGVIIADALQKSFIEWGIENKVSTITVDNARNNDVAIRILKDDFSLKKTLAVKGQLFHVRYCAHITNLLVQDGISQIGDIVDCVRDGIKYIVASKGRLKQFAEIAKQLQLSYKKLILDVPTRWNSTYMMLSAALEFREVFPRYEDRDQSFRWVSSVDDWVKVDNVCHVLEVFNEVTKIVSGSNYPTSNLFLPEVWRIRDVLGKKSKDANVYVRTMAEKMYLKFDKYWGECNLLMAIGAVLDPRFKLKLIQFCFPEIYEEPEATRNVEKVHSILNELYGEYVDAHNLSAAPNRGHQSNSNSASSSSDGSSSGVQRSTKSGMAMFNSFVRSVDTFQPVKSDLEIYLEEDVYICDEGADLKFDALEWWKSNQLKYRILSKMARDILSIPITTVSSESTFSAGGRVIDPYRASLSTKTVEILLCGADWVRALHGLSKSSNLDEPSLVEIDLP, translated from the exons ATGGTAGTTACATgtcattttgttgatttttggtgGCATTTACAAAAACgtgttttgaacttttttaatgtcCCACCCCCTCATAGTGGTGTTATAATTGCTGATGCACTTCAAAAGAGTTTTATTGAGTGGGGAATTGAGAATAAGGTATCTACAATAACAGTAGACAATGCAAGAAACAATGATGTGGCCATTCGAATTTTAAAAgatgatttttctttgaaaaagacATTAGCTGTTAAGGGACAACTCTTTCATGTACGTTACTGTGCTCATATTACTAATCTGTTGGTGCAAGATGGTATTAGTCAAATTGGAGATATTGTGGATTGTGTTAGGGATGGTATAAAGTATATAGTTGCATCGAAGGGTAGGTTGAAGCAATTTGCTGAAATTGCAAAGCAGTTACAATTGTCCTATAAGAAACTGATTTTAGATGTTCCTACTAGGTGGAATAGCACTTATATGATGTTGTCTGCTGCATTAGAGTTTAGGGAGGTGTTCCCAAGGTATGAAGATAGGGATCAAAGCTTTCGTTGGGTGTCAAGTGTTGATGATTGGGTTAAAGTTGATAATGTTTGTCATGTTTTAGAGGTTTTTAATGAGGTGACAAAGATAGTATCAGGGAGTAACTACCCAACTTCTAATTTATTTCTTCCTGAGGTTTGGAGAATAAGAGATGTGTTGGGTAAAAAATCTAAGGATGCCAATGTTTATGTAAGAACAATGGCAGAAAAAatgtatttgaaatttgataaaTACTGGGGGGAATGCAATCTGCTCATGGCTATTGGTGCTGTTTTGGATCCAAGGTTTAAGTTGAAACTTATACAATTTTGTTTCCCTGAAATTTATGAAGAGCCTGAAGCCACTAGAAATGTTGAAAAGGTACATAGTATCTTAAATGAGTTGTATGGTGAGTATGTTGATGCCCACAACTTATCTGCTGCCCCAAACCGTGGGCATCAAAGTAATTCTAATTCTGCTTCATCTTCAAGTGATGGTTCATCTAGTGGTGTTCAAAGGAGCACTAAAAGTGGAATGGCTATGTTTAACTCTTTTGTAAGAAGTGTTGATACCTTTCAACCTGTGAAGTCGGATCTGGAAATATATTTGGAAGAAGATGTTTATATCTGTGATGAGGGTGCTGATTTGAAGTTTGATGCTTTGGAGTGGTGGAAATCCAATCAACTTAAGTACCGCATTTTATCTAAGATGGCACGGGACATCCTTTCAATTCCTATCACTACAGTGAGTTCAGAATCAACATTTAGTGCTGGTGGAAGGGTCATTGATCCCTATCGTGCATCTTTATCTactaaaactgttgagattctGCTGTGTGGAGCTGATTGGGTTCGAGCACTACATGGACTTAGTAAATCTTCTAAt ttggatGAACCTTCTTTGGTGGAGATTGACTTGCCTTAG